The following coding sequences lie in one Megalodesulfovibrio gigas DSM 1382 = ATCC 19364 genomic window:
- a CDS encoding alkaline phosphatase family protein, with protein MPVVAPRPCARVALLGLDGLSLDIARAIAAFGRTPHLAALCQDPRTTTVDAELPELSPVNWTSLATGEGPEVHGVYGFTRINPATYAITIGDSRQVRLPTIFDQLTRHGRVCRVLNLPGLWPVRPRSGMPDTPSTLIAGFIAPSLEDAVHPPALVGELRRAGYRIEADTLRGAADPAYLLAQLRETLRGRRLLLQRFLAPGDFHCLCCVFTETDRLFHFLLPAVLEADHPWHPACLAFLEEWDAAVGLFFRMAKALPGETRILVMADHGFAPLHTEFDVNAWLRSQGLLLQEERPAASSGNGLDAGTIRHGAAAFALDPGRIHLHRRDIYARGSVTPTQEPALLERIRTGLLALRWNGQPVMEDVFLGRDLYPGDHSPDRPDLVCLSRPGVDLKAKWDRRELFGLYGRHGMHTARGAIFYDSLGQTPPRRMREVGRLLLESGQAGGLLT; from the coding sequence ATGCCTGTTGTTGCACCGCGCCCCTGCGCCCGTGTGGCGCTCCTGGGGCTGGACGGTCTTTCCCTGGACATTGCCCGCGCCATCGCCGCCTTTGGCAGAACGCCGCACCTGGCCGCCCTGTGCCAGGATCCGCGCACCACCACCGTGGATGCCGAGCTGCCGGAGCTCTCCCCGGTCAACTGGACATCCCTGGCCACGGGCGAGGGGCCGGAGGTCCATGGCGTATACGGTTTCACCCGCATCAATCCCGCCACCTACGCCATCACCATCGGCGACTCGCGCCAGGTGCGCCTGCCCACGATCTTCGACCAACTGACCCGGCACGGCCGCGTCTGCCGGGTGCTGAACCTGCCGGGGTTGTGGCCTGTGCGGCCTCGTTCCGGCATGCCGGACACGCCAAGCACGCTCATTGCCGGGTTCATCGCCCCCAGCCTGGAAGACGCCGTGCATCCGCCGGCCCTGGTCGGGGAACTCCGTCGCGCCGGCTACCGCATCGAGGCCGACACCCTGCGCGGGGCGGCGGATCCCGCCTATCTTCTGGCCCAGCTGCGCGAGACCCTGCGCGGCCGGCGGCTGCTGCTGCAGCGGTTCCTCGCGCCCGGAGATTTCCATTGCCTGTGCTGCGTGTTCACGGAAACGGACCGCCTCTTCCATTTCCTGCTGCCGGCCGTGCTGGAGGCGGACCACCCCTGGCACCCGGCCTGCCTGGCGTTTCTGGAGGAATGGGATGCCGCCGTGGGATTGTTCTTCCGCATGGCCAAGGCCCTGCCGGGGGAGACGCGCATACTGGTGATGGCCGACCACGGCTTCGCCCCCCTGCACACGGAGTTTGATGTCAACGCCTGGCTGCGCAGCCAGGGTCTGTTGCTGCAGGAGGAGCGCCCGGCGGCCTCGTCGGGCAACGGCCTGGACGCAGGCACCATCCGCCACGGCGCCGCGGCCTTTGCCCTGGATCCCGGCCGCATCCACCTGCACCGGCGTGATATCTATGCCAGGGGCAGCGTGACTCCGACCCAGGAACCGGCCCTGCTGGAGCGCATCCGCACCGGGCTGCTGGCCCTGCGCTGGAACGGCCAGCCGGTCATGGAGGACGTGTTTCTGGGACGAGACCTCTACCCCGGCGACCACTCCCCCGACCGGCCCGACCTTGTGTGCCTGAGCCGGCCCGGCGTGGACCTCAAGGCCAAATGGGACCGTCGGGAGCTCTTCGGCCTGTACGGCCGTCACGGTATGCACACCGCACGAGGGGCCATCTTTTACGATTCCCTGGGGCAGACGCCTCCCCGCCGCATGCGGGAGGTGGGCCGGCTGCTGCTGGAAAGCGGCCAAGCCGGCGGGCTGCTCACATGA